TTTACTTGAATATATAGTCGAAAAAAACATAAAAGTAGATTTATTATCAGATCAAACATCTTGCCATGCAGCATACGATGGGGGATATTGCCCTCAAGGGTTAACCCATGAAGAAATGAATAAACTATTAGAAAACGATAAAAACACTTTTATTGAATTAGTAAACAAATCTCTAAAACATCATTTTGAACTTATAAAAACCTTGGTCGAAAAAGGTACTTACTTTTTTGATTATGGAAATAGTTTCATGAAAGCGGTTTTCGATGCAGGTGTAAAAGAAATATCAAAAAATGGGAAAGATGAAAGCGAAGGTTTTATATTTCCTTCCTACGTTGAAGATATAATGGGGCCATTAATATTTGATTATGGTTACGGTCCATTCAGATGGGTTTGCCTAAGCGGAAAAAGAGAAGACTTATTAAAAACTGATAAAGCGGCTATGGAATGTATAGACCCAAATAGACGAGGTCAAGATAAAGATAACTATATCTGGATTAGAGACGCAGATAAAAACAATCTTGTGGTAGGAACTCAAGCTAGAATCCTTTACCAAGATGCGATAGGAAGAATGAACATTGCTTTGAGGTTTAACGAAATGGTTAGAAAAGGAGAAGTTGGACCAATTATGATTGGAAGGGACCATCATGATGCTGGCGGCGCTGATTCTCCCTTTAGAGAAACTGCCAATATTAAAGATGGAAGCAACATAATGGCTGATATGGCTACTCACGACTTTGCAGGGAACGCAGCAAGAGGCATGAGCCTTGTAACCCTCCATAACGGAGGTGGTGTTGGTATAGGAAAAGCTATAAATGGTGGTTTTGGATTAGTTTTAGATGGAAGTGAAAGAGTTGATAAAATAATTAAAAGTGCTATCCCATGGGATGTTATGGTTGGTGTTGCAAGAAGGTCATGGGCAAAAAATGAACATTCTGTTCAAACATGCATAAACTACAATAAGGAAAATAAAAATACAGATCATATAACCATTCCCTACATAGCAAATAAAAATATGGTAAAAGAATTAGTGGCTAAATATTATAACAAATCAGGATTGGAGGAATGAAAAGTTGAAAAAAATAGTTGAATGTATTCCAAACTTTAGTGAAGGTAGAGATAAAGAAAAGTTAGAGAAAATTGTTGATGAGATAAGAAAACAAGATGGGGTTAAACTATTAGATTATTCTATGGATAAAGATCATAACAGAAGTGTTGTTACTTTTGTAGGAGAACCTGAAAAAGTCATTGAAGCAGCTTTTAACTGTTGTAAAAAGGCTTCAGAATTGATTGATTTAAGAACTCATAAAGGCGAGCATCCTCGAATGGGTGCCACTGACGTGATTCCATTGGTTCCGATAAAAAATATAACAATGGAAGAATGCGTTGAATATTCTAAAAAACTAGGAAAAAAAATCGGAGAAGAACTTAATATACCTGTAATATTATATGAAAAATCAGCTACAAGGCCTGAAAGAGAAGATTTGTCTGTAGTAAGAAAAGGTGAATTTGAAGGAATGTTCGAAAAACTTAAAAGAGAAGAATTTAAACCTGATTTTGGCCCCGATAAACCACACGAAAGTGCGGGCGTTACAGCTGTTGGAGCTAGAATGCCTTTGATAGCTTTTAATGTTAATCTAAGCACTAACAATATAGAAATTGCAAAAAAAATAGCCAAGGCTGTGAGAGGAAAAAGTGGGGGGTTTAAATACTGTAAAGCATTAGGATTTGAAATCAAAGAAAGAAATATAGTTCAAGTTTCAATGAACATGGTTGATTATACAAAAACGCCTCTTTTCAGAGTTTTTCAAGTAATTGAAAACGAAGCTAACAGATACGGGGTGAATGTAATTGGAAGTGAGATTGTAGGTCTTGCCCCTCTAAAGGCTTTGGTAGATACTGCTGATTATTTCTTAAAATTAGAAAACTTTAGTTCGGATCAAGTTTTAGAAAACAGAATATTTGGTGATTGAGAATGGAAAAAAAGGCAACTTTGGTAATAAAAGAAATATCCAATCTAATAACTATGAAAGGACCAAATAGAGCAAGAAAAAAAGAGGAAATGTCTAATGTTGGTTTAATTAATAATGGAATCGTAGCTGTTTCTAACGATAAAATTATTTACGCTGGAGAAGGAGAACTTCCGAAAGAAATTCCCATATCAAAAAACGTTAAAATCATATCCGCAAAAGGAAAAACAGTAACACCTGGATTGATTGATTCTCACACTCATCTTGTACATGGTGGCTCTAGGGAATACGAATTAACAAAAAAATTAGAAGGTAAAAAGTATCTAGAAATATTAGAATCAGGTGGTGGAATATTCGACACTGTTGAAGCTACAAAAAAAGCAACTTTCGATGAGTTGTATAAAAAAGCTGAAAAAAGTTTGAATAGAATGTTTTCATACGGTGTCACAACCGTGGAGGCAAAAAGTGGTTATGGACTCGATGACTTTGAAACTGAACTTAAACAATTAAAGGTTATACAAGAATTGAATAAAAATCATCTTGTAGACTTAGTACCCACATTTCTAGGTGCCCATGCAATTCCAAAGGAATATAAAAACAATGTTGATAAATTTGTAGACATAATAACAAAAAAAATGATTCCATATGTTGCCAAGTATAAGTTGGCTGAATTCTGTGATGTATTTTGTGAAAAGGGTGTTTTTACTATAGGGCAATCTAGGAAAATACTTCTTGAAGCAAAAAAACATGGCCTACTTTTGAAAATCCATGCAGA
The DNA window shown above is from Petrotoga sp. 9PW.55.5.1 and carries:
- a CDS encoding urocanate hydratase; protein product: MLNNFDISEAMKIKLDDELPEMPEFVEGIRRAPKRPLNLSKREIEIALENALRYIPEKLHEKVAPEFLEELFTRGRIYGYRYRPKGNIKGKPIDECKGKCIEGKAFQVMIDNNLDFDVALYPYELVTYGETGQVCQNWMQYRLIKKYLEVLTDEQTLVVASGHPLGLFRSSKNSPRVIITNALMVGMFDDQEHWIKAQAMGVANYGQMTAGGWMYIGPQGIVHGTYNTLLNAGRLKLGIPQEGDLKGKLFVSSGLGGMSGAQAKAIEIAKGVGIIAEVDFSRIETRLKQGWLKTYSNDLDEVFSKAFQYIKKSEPISIGYYGNIVDLLEYIVEKNIKVDLLSDQTSCHAAYDGGYCPQGLTHEEMNKLLENDKNTFIELVNKSLKHHFELIKTLVEKGTYFFDYGNSFMKAVFDAGVKEISKNGKDESEGFIFPSYVEDIMGPLIFDYGYGPFRWVCLSGKREDLLKTDKAAMECIDPNRRGQDKDNYIWIRDADKNNLVVGTQARILYQDAIGRMNIALRFNEMVRKGEVGPIMIGRDHHDAGGADSPFRETANIKDGSNIMADMATHDFAGNAARGMSLVTLHNGGGVGIGKAINGGFGLVLDGSERVDKIIKSAIPWDVMVGVARRSWAKNEHSVQTCINYNKENKNTDHITIPYIANKNMVKELVAKYYNKSGLEE
- the ftcD gene encoding glutamate formimidoyltransferase; translation: MKKIVECIPNFSEGRDKEKLEKIVDEIRKQDGVKLLDYSMDKDHNRSVVTFVGEPEKVIEAAFNCCKKASELIDLRTHKGEHPRMGATDVIPLVPIKNITMEECVEYSKKLGKKIGEELNIPVILYEKSATRPEREDLSVVRKGEFEGMFEKLKREEFKPDFGPDKPHESAGVTAVGARMPLIAFNVNLSTNNIEIAKKIAKAVRGKSGGFKYCKALGFEIKERNIVQVSMNMVDYTKTPLFRVFQVIENEANRYGVNVIGSEIVGLAPLKALVDTADYFLKLENFSSDQVLENRIFGD
- the hutI gene encoding imidazolonepropionase, giving the protein MEKKATLVIKEISNLITMKGPNRARKKEEMSNVGLINNGIVAVSNDKIIYAGEGELPKEIPISKNVKIISAKGKTVTPGLIDSHTHLVHGGSREYELTKKLEGKKYLEILESGGGIFDTVEATKKATFDELYKKAEKSLNRMFSYGVTTVEAKSGYGLDDFETELKQLKVIQELNKNHLVDLVPTFLGAHAIPKEYKNNVDKFVDIITKKMIPYVAKYKLAEFCDVFCEKGVFTIGQSRKILLEAKKHGLLLKIHADEIEPLGGAELAAELGCVSADHLVGTSEEGMKKMSEKNVVATLLPTTTFYLQSNKYANARKMIDLGLPISLSTDYNPGSSPTENLQLVMSFGAIKMNMTPKEIITSVTINAASALKLEDKVGSLEVGKKADIIIFDVPNLDYLIYHFGVNHTETVIKNGKVYNIT